From one Solanum lycopersicum chromosome 12, SLM_r2.1 genomic stretch:
- the LOC104644964 gene encoding uncharacterized protein: MTTHVTRDIGPRVNALERTMTSRLRDFMTLNPPIFLGSKVGENPQEFLDGVYKVLSAMGVTSKDKTELASYQLREVAQSMRDGPSEKNKTRYKKKTPILDGPSAPKVKVDKGSGSQNCKPTCVTCEKKQYGNCLVGTRNCFSCGKDEHKARDFPNVSFKAGEVKEDPPYGPDGGALKRNRFYALRAKRTKSDDDEAIKL; the protein is encoded by the exons ATGACTACTCATGTGACCAGAGACATTGGTCCAAGGGTGAATGCTTTGGAGAGAACCATGACATCTAGATTGAGAGATTTTATGACattgaatcctcctatatttcttGGTTCTAAGGTGGGAGAGAATCCTCAAGAGTTTCTAGATGGTGTAtataaggtgttgagtgccATGGGGGTGACTTCTAAGGATAAAACAGAGTTAGCTTCGTACCAATTGAGGGAGGTTGCTCAAAGTATG aggGATGGACCAAgtgagaaaaataaaactagGTACAAGAAGAAAACTCCAATTCTAGACGGACCTAGTGCTCCTAAGGTCAAAGTTGATAAGGGTAGTGGTTCTCAAAACTGTAAGCCCACTTGTGTTACTTGTGAGAAAAAGCAGTATGGGAATTGTCTAGTTGGTACCAGgaattgctttagttgtggtAAGGATGAACATAAGGCGAGGGATTTTCCAAATGTTTCATTTAAAGCGGGAGAAGTAAAGGAAGATCCTCCTTATGGTCCAGATGGTGGTGCTCTAAAGAGAAATCGCTTCTATGCTCTTCGAGCCAAAAGAACAAAATCTGATGATGATGAAGCCATTAAGTTGTAG
- the LOC104644965 gene encoding uncharacterized protein, whose product MNPLIFTCSKALEYPQEFLDEVHKILVVVGATNIVKVELSSYQLKAVAQTRCKMWQDSQVLGGVLVLVKEATETILASMSIPNSKRGSRVHGTLTLRGVQNLEEGRREPKKGNEGDMQRPRKKCAKCGCADSGECRQGTNACSSCGKRVHMVKDCPLNRGQAGGYTLSFVTPLLALTFEMLP is encoded by the exons atgaatcctcttatTTTCACATGTTCAAAGGCATTAGAATATCCCCAGGAGTTTTTGGACGAGGTACATAAGATTTTGGTGGTTGTGGGGGCCACAAATATAGTGAAAGTTGAGTTGTCTTCCTATCAGCTTAAGGCAGTTGCACAGACTaggtgcaagatgtggcaggATAGCCAAGTGTTGGGCGGAGTACTG GTCCTAGTAAAGGAGGCAACAGAAACAATTTTGGCATCCATGAGCATCCCAAATTCAAAAAGGGGCAGCAGAGTTCATGGAACTCTAACTTTAAGAGGAGTACAGAACCTAGAAGAAGGCAGACGCGAGCCCAAGAAGGGCAATGAAGGTGATATGCAGCGTCCCAGAAAGAAGTGTGCTAAGTGTGGCTGTGCTGACAGTGGAGAGTGTAGACAGGGAACTAATGCTTGTTCTAGTTGTGGTAAGAGAGtgcacatggttaaggactgCCCACTTAACAGGGGTCAGGCTGGAG GGTAtacgctttcctttgtaactcctttactTGCCCTCACTTTTGAGATGTTGCCTTAA